A stretch of Crossiella cryophila DNA encodes these proteins:
- a CDS encoding SEFIR domain-containing protein: MQPEGDIGVPLTLVDNSGRRIDAGPEEVAFGAVHLGRWQVHPVAGAGADFVDRAAYLVKINYDLRVDPGAPVVRWFEVGFALVDSDSTIVAAVPRGAAERQPAASYALSHKLEFIPVEHSAALVHIPPTEGAVHAYGASGDSIRWLHVMPDEAGVRPGTYSSWVVLLAPAGATEQKFRLTARFDPELADGDDFRQLPKSTEFAVSLTRIARASVVEAEEPAGPGVGRPDVSPRVFICYAHEDEVHKRKVRDFADLLRKSGVEPVIDRYQEGARIDWGHWALHEIRSADFVAVIASPTCRAVGEGTYRGAGRAGIRSELGVIRNLLQKDAKWASHVLPVVLPGCSVDDIPMFLSPVTMDHYLVEALIEDEVEYLLKAIRSTPPWRGWHQR; this comes from the coding sequence ATGCAGCCGGAAGGTGACATCGGCGTCCCGTTGACGCTTGTGGACAACAGTGGGCGCCGGATTGACGCTGGCCCGGAGGAGGTGGCGTTCGGCGCCGTGCACCTCGGTCGCTGGCAGGTGCACCCAGTGGCCGGGGCAGGCGCGGACTTCGTCGATCGTGCCGCCTACCTGGTAAAGATCAACTACGATCTGCGCGTCGACCCTGGGGCTCCGGTCGTGCGCTGGTTCGAGGTCGGCTTCGCGTTGGTGGACAGCGACTCCACGATCGTCGCCGCGGTGCCGCGCGGTGCCGCCGAGCGTCAGCCGGCCGCCTCTTACGCACTCAGTCACAAGCTTGAGTTCATCCCGGTCGAGCACAGCGCCGCCCTGGTCCACATCCCGCCAACCGAGGGCGCGGTGCACGCCTACGGCGCCTCCGGCGACTCGATCCGGTGGCTGCACGTCATGCCGGACGAGGCCGGAGTCCGACCTGGTACCTACTCGTCGTGGGTCGTGCTGCTTGCGCCCGCTGGGGCTACTGAGCAGAAATTCCGGCTGACCGCGCGCTTCGACCCGGAACTCGCCGACGGGGATGACTTCCGCCAGCTCCCGAAGTCAACGGAGTTCGCCGTATCGCTCACGAGAATCGCCCGGGCATCCGTGGTCGAGGCCGAGGAGCCGGCTGGCCCGGGAGTCGGGCGTCCCGACGTGTCGCCGCGAGTCTTCATCTGTTACGCGCACGAGGACGAGGTGCACAAGAGGAAGGTCCGGGACTTCGCCGACCTGCTGCGCAAGAGCGGTGTGGAACCGGTAATCGACAGGTATCAGGAGGGGGCCCGCATAGATTGGGGGCATTGGGCCCTCCACGAGATCCGGTCAGCGGATTTCGTTGCCGTCATAGCGTCGCCGACGTGCCGGGCTGTCGGCGAGGGAACCTACCGGGGCGCAGGTCGCGCCGGTATCCGCAGCGAACTCGGTGTGATCAGGAACTTGCTGCAGAAGGACGCGAAGTGGGCGAGCCACGTCCTTCCCGTCGTTCTGCCGGGTTGCTCGGTCGACGACATCCCGATGTTCCTGAGTCCAGTCACCATGGACCATTACCTGGTCGAGGCGCTCATCGAGGACGAGGTCGAGTACCTACTCAAGGCGATCCGCTCGACTCCGCCGTGGCGGGGGTGGCACCAGCGGTGA